A region from the Persephonella sp. genome encodes:
- a CDS encoding SAM-dependent methyltransferase, which yields MKLTGKNQLVSIIKDRIKKEGEISFRDFMDIALYYPELGYYTSPQEKIGGYGDFYTASELDRAFGELLGKQFAEIYTKIGEKKFQIVEIGAGKGYLAFDILKFLQENYPEVFKNTTYTIIEKSPYHIKTQKELLSVFENVEWVQDIIDFNDESITGVVFSNELFDSFPVHLIRKIKGKIYEVFIKVDEENNVQEVLKEASEEILRYITQLSINIPEGMQTEINLDAADYIQKIGKKLKKGFVITIDYGYPSAELYKPYRMKGTLLCYYRHRYSENFYENVGMQDITSHVNFSALKYYGMIAGLDFTGFTDQAHFLTNLGLMEIFEKLQEKNDYESFERLNRLKTLVLPKGMGEKFKVLVQHKNIKDPSIKGLDMLPYISDRYRL from the coding sequence ATGAAACTCACAGGAAAGAACCAGCTTGTCTCAATAATCAAAGACAGAATTAAAAAAGAAGGAGAGATATCTTTCAGAGACTTTATGGATATAGCTCTTTACTACCCAGAGCTTGGTTACTATACCTCTCCTCAGGAAAAAATCGGTGGATACGGAGATTTTTATACTGCATCTGAGCTTGACAGAGCTTTTGGAGAACTTCTTGGAAAACAGTTTGCAGAGATTTACACAAAAATAGGGGAAAAAAAATTCCAGATTGTTGAGATAGGTGCAGGGAAAGGATACCTTGCTTTTGATATTCTGAAATTTCTTCAGGAAAACTATCCAGAGGTTTTTAAAAACACAACATACACCATCATAGAAAAATCCCCCTATCACATAAAAACCCAAAAAGAGCTACTGTCTGTTTTTGAAAATGTTGAATGGGTTCAGGATATTATAGATTTTAATGACGAAAGCATAACAGGTGTCGTTTTTTCAAATGAGCTTTTTGACTCATTCCCTGTCCATCTTATCAGAAAAATAAAAGGAAAGATATACGAAGTTTTTATCAAGGTTGATGAGGAAAACAACGTTCAGGAAGTTTTAAAAGAAGCTTCAGAAGAGATACTAAGATATATAACACAGCTAAGCATAAATATTCCTGAAGGTATGCAGACAGAGATAAACCTTGATGCTGCAGACTACATACAAAAAATAGGAAAAAAGTTAAAAAAGGGTTTTGTCATAACAATTGACTACGGATACCCGTCTGCAGAGCTTTACAAACCATACAGAATGAAAGGAACCCTTCTGTGTTATTACAGGCACAGGTATTCTGAGAACTTTTATGAAAACGTCGGAATGCAGGATATAACATCCCATGTGAACTTTTCTGCCCTCAAGTATTACGGAATGATAGCAGGCCTTGATTTTACAGGATTTACAGATCAGGCTCACTTTTTGACAAATTTAGGCTTGATGGAGATATTTGAAAAACTTCAGGAAAAAAATGATTATGAATCTTTTGAAAGGTTAAACAGGCTTAAAACTCTCGTTCTTCCTAAAGGAATGGGAGAAAAATTTAAGGTGCTTGTCCAGCATAAAAACATAAAAGACCCTTCAATAAAAGGGCTTGATATGTTACCTTACATAAGCGACAGATACAGACTGTAG
- a CDS encoding NADH-quinone oxidoreductase subunit I translates to MGIKKVGLNRNIQPQSLTEKIFFLDFMKGLRTTIKHLFKKVITVDFPFELVEPAPRFRGVHGLRNVDGTEKDDFDAWVKKLKIKPPEMGETRCIACKFCQAACPVPEIFIIKADKLDVPEDHPHHGLKVLSQFDMDLSKCMFCGLCTLACPTICIIHTDIYDLSSYSRRGWVLNKETLSKIADDFIARRGKEKYDEKSQWPDYQKIWDDADKARAKAWDNNPPKLGPNYVDQQ, encoded by the coding sequence ATGGGGATAAAAAAGGTTGGTTTAAATAGAAACATACAGCCCCAATCACTTACTGAAAAAATATTTTTCTTGGATTTTATGAAAGGGCTCAGAACAACTATAAAACATCTTTTTAAAAAAGTTATAACTGTTGATTTTCCTTTTGAACTTGTAGAACCTGCACCAAGATTTAGAGGTGTTCATGGTTTGAGAAATGTTGACGGAACAGAAAAGGACGATTTTGACGCATGGGTTAAAAAGCTTAAGATAAAGCCCCCCGAGATGGGAGAAACAAGATGTATAGCCTGCAAATTCTGTCAGGCTGCATGCCCTGTTCCTGAAATATTTATCATAAAAGCTGATAAGCTTGATGTTCCTGAAGATCACCCCCACCACGGTCTTAAGGTTCTGTCCCAGTTTGATATGGATCTTTCAAAATGCATGTTCTGCGGATTATGCACCCTCGCCTGCCCTACAATATGTATAATTCATACAGACATTTATGATCTGTCATCTTATTCAAGGAGAGGCTGGGTATTAAATAAGGAAACCCTTTCAAAAATAGCAGATGATTTTATAGCAAGGAGAGGAAAAGAAAAATATGATGAAAAATCCCAGTGGCCAGACTACCAGAAAATCTGGGACGATGCAGATAAAGCAAGGGCAAAGGCATGGGATAACAACCCTCCAAAGCTTGGTCCAAACTATGTAGATCAGCAGTAA
- a CDS encoding NADH-quinone oxidoreductase subunit D: MSWITLDKISKLKEKFDFIQINENEKGFHSVELPKENLKQFLRFLKDDPDYSFKMFIDWTIIDHGAKADPRFQGVLILFSPEYKERILIKTWATDETLPTLTDIWPGAKWAEREAWDMFGIRFEGHSNLVRMFMWETYPYHPLRKDFPLKGHEEVELPSLNEKERMDQLEGLQNYSRMHTALPTLEDLEITQKKRMPNKKSQVVLNWGPLHPGTHGTIWFLFDMESEYVQDCDIIIGQLHRGVEKIAENLNVQQILPYTDRMDYIASMNENHSVCVAAEKLLGIHEKIPPKAKYIRTMLAELSRINSHLLWLGTYALDLGALTMFLYTFREREKIMDIFEGITGARFTINYFRVGGVYADLPYGALDAIEHFIKDFPTRLSDYENLLTRNRIWLRRNVDVGIITEQDVYDYGLTGAVARASGVPYDLRIIDKYDAYSEVEFDVPVGEKGDSYDRYLVRIEEMKQSSRIIQQCIEKLRKMSKDDPFFFEPEDKKMKITIDGRGTKLFKGEVYAGADNPRGELGVYIYMPKDGIKPYRFRLRSGAFYNLQIFPKLMIGRPIADAITILSTIDPVVGETDR; this comes from the coding sequence ATGTCCTGGATAACTCTGGATAAGATAAGCAAGCTAAAAGAAAAATTTGATTTTATTCAGATAAATGAGAATGAAAAAGGCTTCCATTCTGTAGAACTTCCAAAGGAAAACCTGAAACAGTTTCTAAGATTTTTGAAAGATGATCCAGACTATAGCTTTAAGATGTTTATAGACTGGACTATTATAGATCACGGTGCTAAAGCTGACCCAAGATTTCAAGGAGTTTTAATTCTTTTTTCTCCAGAATACAAAGAAAGAATATTAATAAAAACATGGGCAACAGATGAAACACTTCCAACCCTTACAGATATATGGCCGGGGGCTAAATGGGCAGAAAGAGAAGCCTGGGATATGTTCGGGATAAGATTTGAAGGTCACAGTAATCTTGTAAGAATGTTCATGTGGGAAACATATCCCTACCACCCACTTAGAAAGGATTTTCCTCTGAAAGGGCATGAGGAAGTAGAACTTCCTTCATTGAATGAAAAAGAAAGAATGGATCAGCTTGAAGGTTTACAGAACTACTCAAGGATGCATACAGCACTCCCAACACTTGAAGATCTTGAGATAACACAGAAGAAAAGAATGCCGAACAAAAAATCACAGGTTGTTCTGAACTGGGGTCCACTTCATCCGGGAACACACGGAACGATATGGTTTTTGTTTGATATGGAAAGTGAGTATGTTCAGGACTGCGATATTATAATAGGTCAGCTCCACAGAGGTGTTGAGAAAATAGCAGAAAATCTTAATGTTCAGCAGATACTTCCCTACACAGACAGAATGGATTACATAGCATCAATGAATGAAAACCATTCAGTCTGTGTTGCAGCTGAAAAGCTACTTGGAATACATGAAAAGATACCACCAAAAGCAAAATACATAAGAACAATGCTTGCCGAGCTCTCAAGGATAAACTCCCACCTGCTCTGGCTTGGAACTTACGCCCTTGATCTTGGTGCTTTGACAATGTTCCTGTATACATTCAGGGAAAGAGAAAAAATAATGGATATATTTGAAGGCATAACAGGTGCAAGATTTACAATAAATTACTTCAGGGTTGGCGGAGTTTATGCAGACCTCCCCTATGGTGCACTTGATGCGATAGAACATTTTATAAAGGACTTCCCAACCAGACTTTCAGATTACGAAAACCTGCTGACAAGAAACAGGATATGGCTCAGGAGAAATGTTGATGTTGGAATTATAACTGAGCAAGATGTTTACGACTACGGTTTAACAGGGGCTGTAGCAAGAGCTTCTGGCGTCCCATATGATCTGAGGATTATTGATAAGTATGATGCATACAGCGAAGTTGAGTTTGATGTTCCTGTGGGAGAAAAAGGAGATTCCTACGACAGGTATCTGGTAAGGATAGAGGAGATGAAGCAGTCCTCAAGAATTATTCAGCAGTGTATTGAAAAACTGAGAAAGATGTCAAAGGATGACCCATTCTTCTTTGAGCCTGAAGATAAAAAGATGAAAATAACTATAGATGGAAGGGGAACAAAACTGTTCAAAGGAGAAGTTTACGCAGGGGCAGACAACCCAAGAGGAGAACTTGGGGTTTATATATACATGCCTAAGGACGGTATAAAGCCTTATAGGTTCAGACTCAGATCAGGAGCATTTTATAACCTTCAGATATTCCCAAAACTTATGATAGGAAGACCCATAGCAGACGCAATCACTATACTTTCAACGATTGACCCGGTTGTCGGGGAAACAGACAGATAG